From the genome of Pelosinus fermentans DSM 17108:
GTTAGCTGACCTGGGAAGATACTTAGGATTAGATGGTCCGCCAGAACGCATGGAGTGTTTTGATATTTCCCATATTCAAGGATCAGAGACGGTAGCATCGATGGTGGTCTTTGAAAGTGGTATGCCGAAGAAAGAAGAGTATCGTCGTTATAAATTGTTGACAGTGGAAGGAAAACCAGATGATTTTAAATCCATGCAGGAGGTAGTAAGCAGACGGTATGCCCAAGGAGGGCAGCCGCCTCCTGATTTAATCATCATTGATGGTGGTAAAGGACAATTAAGTTCTGCTTTAGAAATCATCCGCGGTGCTGGCTGGCTGCAGGTTCCTGTTATTGGCCTGGCAAAAGAATTTGAGCATATTTTCCGTGAAGGTGATAGTGAGCCTTTGATTTTGCCCCGGCATTCACAAGCTTTATATCTGATTCAACGGATTCGGGATGAAGCTCATCGCTTTGCTGTAACCTATCACCGAAAGCTCCGATCCAAGCGAAATATGGTGTCAGTTCTTGATCATGTTGCAGGGATTGGCGGGAAACGGCGTAAAGCATTATGGGATCATTTTGGCAGTTTAGCTAAAATGAAAGCAGCTACGGTTGAGGAAATGGCAGCAGTAAGCACTATGACTTTTCCAGCGGCACAAGCCGTATATAATTTTTTCCGCCAGCAAGGGCATTAGTAGTTGGAAAAAATTGTGCTGTTCATTTCCTGTAAAGTTGGATAGAATGTAAGTAACATAATGTTAAGGAGGACTCAATGATATGAACAAAACAGTATGGATTGTGCTTGCTCTGGTTGCTGTGCTGGTGATAGGCGCATTCTCTGGCTATAATGGTTTAGTTAATATGGACGAAGCAATAAATGGCAAGTGGAGCCAGGTAGAAAATCAGCTGCAGCGTCGGGCCGATTTAATTCCGAATTTAAATGCGACTGTATCAGGATATGCTCAGCATGAACAAGCAGCCATTAAGGCAGTGGCAGATGCAAGAGCAAAACTTGCCGGAAGTCAAGGGGTTGCTGCTAAAGCAGAAGCAAATAATGAATTAGGCGGTGCACTTTCCAGATTATTAGTCATCGCAGAAAACTATCCGAACCTTAAAGCGGATCAGAACTTTAGACAGCTGGCTGATGAATTGGCTGGTACTGAAAATCGCATTGCAGTAGCACGTAAAGATTACAATGATGCAGTGCAGATATACAACTCAAAAATCCGTACGTTCCCATCCAATATCTATGCAGGAATGTTAGGCTTTGGAGCAAAAGAATACTTCAAAGCAGCAGAAGGCGCACAGCAAGTACCGCAAGTGAAGTTTTAAATAAAGAGAGACGATTTAACACAGAGCACACAGAGAACCACAGAGTAATCCCCTCAGCGTTCTCTGCGCCTCTGCGGTTAAAATAGTCCTCTTTGTATCCTTCGTTCCGCGATAGCGGCTTTGCGTCTTCGCGTTTAAACGTTCTCTAATTTTAGAAGGAAGAGTCTAGTTTTCTTCCTATGTATTATCCGTATAAGCGAGGGAAGAATATGAAAAAGAGGCTAGCCTGGATTGTGTTTGTGGCATATCTGTTGATCGCTGCAGTAGCCTGGGCACAGCCGCAAGTACCGCCAGCTCCTACGAATAGCATTTACATTCAGGATTATGCTGGTGTAGTAAGTCCAGAAACAAAGTCCCGGATCAATAGCTTAGGAAGCCAGCTTGCTGCTAAAACAAAGGCCCAGATTGTGGTTATGACCACCAAAACACTAGAAGGAGCACCTTTGGAAGAGTATTCCTTAGAAGTTCTCAGGCAGTGGGGTGTGGGTGATAAAACCCTTAATAATGGAGTTCTTATTTTAGTAGCAGTAGACGATAAACAGTCCCGTATTGAAGTTGGCTATGGCCTGGAAGGTGCATTGCCAGATGCTAAGACTGGGCGCATTCAAGATAATTATATGATTCCTTATTTTCAACAGGGAGATTATGATAAAGGCATTTTAAATGGCTATCTGACGGTTGCCACGGAAGTTGCAAAAGAATATAATCTCGAACTTAAAACCGATGCAAAACCTGTACAGCGGGCACAAGCTGCCACGCAAGAAGGAGGGTGGGATACACTTCCTTGGTGGGCAAAAATTGCGATTGCTGTTGGGGTTATTCTACTGCTGATGATGGATTGGCTATTCTTTGGCGGAGCCATAACCTATATGCTGTTGTCCGTTTTATCCCGACGCGGTGGCGGCGGAGGAGGCGGTGGCGGTTTTGGCGGCGGCTCTGGCGGAGGCGGCGGTTCCAGCCGCAGGTGGTAAATGACACATGGATAATGGATAGTAGTTGCTAATTTTTATAAATATGGTAAAATGATAACAGATTAACTAAATTTACAAGAAAAAGGAGCGATTAAATATGGAAAAATGGGTTTGTGTAGTTTGTGGCTATGAATATGATGAAGAAGCTGGTGATCCAGATAGCGGTATCGCCCCTGGCACTAAATTTGAAGATATCCCCGAGGACTGGGTCTGTCCATTGTGTGGAGTTGGCAAAGACCAATTCGAAAAACAAGCATAATAAGAAAACGAATATAATAAAAAACCTTCCAGCATTTCTGGGAGGTTTTTTGTTCTAGAATGTATAAGTTTTAAGTGAAAAAATATAAAATATATGAACCACAAAGGCGCAATGCCGCTGGTGCGGCACACAAAGTAAGTTATAAGTAGAATCCTTTGTGTCCTTTGCGTCTTTGTGGTTCGATTGTTTAATGTTCGATTTTAGCCAGTCTGGGAAGCCAGCCGCGTTGTAACATAAGCTGCAATAGACGATAATCCCACTCGAGACCAGCATCCAGCATTCTGCGATACATTAATGCGACTTCTACTTGGTAAGATTGGTGCAGGGCGGCTAATAAGGCCATTTGCGCGGCTTTACCCATGGTGCCGACAGCGATGGCAACTTCGCCATCCGTTAGATGAGCATCTGTGGGAATGTTTAAAGAGTCTTTGTGCAAAGTGCGTTGACTGAAGGACAAAGTTGGGATTCGACCACCGCTTTCTTGGAGCAGATCTTCGGAATGCTCGATAATCACTTTGCTTTGTCTGTCAATTGCTTCCTTAATTAATGCTTTTAAATCACGATCTTGGGCATGATTATAAAGAACCTCAAGGGCAGCGACATTATAGCGGCCTTGGGCAATGATTCCATATAATCCAGCTGCTTCTAAATAGTTAAGAGGTTCTTTGTCAAAAAACATGTTGAAGATACCACGAGTCTCTGAACTTACTTTGTCTAGGATCGTCATGTAAATTAGCCTCCTATAGAAATTTTAGGTTATTGTAATCAAAAATAGTATGTACAGCTTTTTTCTGCTTCATGCATACTATTAAAATATAACTCCCAATATTTATCAAAAAAAGGAAATAATATAAAAAAATAGAGAAAATTTTATAGAAAAAACTTTACTTTTAAAAAAATAATAGTATACTTATAATAGAGCCCAAGTACATAGGTCTAGTGAGATTCCATTATATATCCTTCTCAAGTAGGTTTTTGGTAAGGACAGTAGTGAACCCTATACCATTTTGGGCCAGAAAATTTGAGGGGGACTATTACAATGGTTCAAGACAAAACTTTAGCATGCCGCGAATGTGGCGCAGAATTCGTGTTCTCAGCTTCAGAACAAGAATTCTATAACGAAAAAGGCTTCACTAACGAGCCTGGTCGTTGCCCACAATGTCGTGCAGCTCGTAAACAAAGAAATAATGGCGGTAGCAGCTTTAACCGTGGTGGCGCTCGTCCACAACGCGAAATGCATGATGTAACCTGTGCAGCTTGCGGTGTAGAAACACAAGTGCCTTTCCGTCCAAGCAGCGATCGTCCTGTATATTGCCGCGATTGCTTCAGCAAAAACAGCGGTCGTTAATATCCAAACAACAAATCAGCCCTTCTACAATTGTAGAAGGGTTTTTTTATAGTATATAAATCAAACCCTTTGTGTCCTTCGTGTCCTTTGTGGTTCGATTCTTTTATCGGTTTTAAAGAATGCATTGGTATTCTATTATCTGACAAATCGTTTTTCTTACTATTTTATTTCTTTATCTAGTTTCACAATATTGTATTATTTTTGTAATAGTATGTAATTTAATTCACTTGAGCTCTATACAAACCTATGAGAAGAGAGTTATAATTGTTAGTAGGGTTAACACATACTAAAAGCAAAAGAATGTACAAACTTTAGGAGGATGATGTCAGGATGAAAATTACAGTTGTTGGTGCTGGTAATGTAGGCGCAACCTGCGCAAACGTAATTGCACAAAGAGAATTAGCAAGCGAATTGGTATTATTGGATATCAAGGAAGGGGTTTCTGAAGGTAAAGCATTGGATATGATGCAAACTGCAACCTTGCTTGGTTTTGATACTAGGGTTACTGGTAGTACCAGTGACTATAGTAAAACTGCAGATTCCGATGTAGTTGTAATCACCTCTGGTATTCCTCGCAAACCTGGTATGACGCGTGAAGACTTGATCGGCACCAATGCAGGTATTGTTAAAGGTGTAGTTGATAATATTTTAAAATATTCCCCTAAGGCTATCTTTGTAATCATTAGTAATCCAATGGATACAATGACATATCTTGCATTAAAAGCAAGCGGTCTGCCTAAAAATCGCATCATTGGTATGGGCGGTATTTTGGATAGCTCTCGCTTCAAATGTTATTTGAGCCAAGCTATGAATGTTCCTGCTACTGACATTCACGGTGTAGTAGTTGGTGGTCATGGCGATACTACAATGATTCCTTTAACTCGCTTTGCTACATATATGGGTATTCCTGCTGCTGAATTATTAGATGCAGCAACGTTGGAAAAAGTAGCTGCTGATACAATGGTTGGCGGTGCTACGTTAACTGGTTTATTAGGTACTTCCGCTTGGTATGCTCCTGGCGCTGCAGGTGCTTTACTAGTTGAAGCAATCGTTCGTGATGAGAAGAAAGTATATCCATGTTGCGTGGCTTTAGACGGCGAATATGGACAAAAAGACATCTGCTTAGGCGTTCCAGTTGTAATCGGCAAAAATGGTTGGGAAAAAATTGTTGATTATAAATTAAATGCAGAAGAACAAGAAAAATTCAATAAGAGCGCTGAAGCTGTTCGTAAAATGAATGCAGTATTAGTGGATCTGAAAGTAGTATAATAATAAAATAGAAGACAAGCATACAAAAAATACCCCCTCTGCAAATTTCAGCAATGAAATAAGCAGAGGGGGTATTTTCCGTTTTAGCAACTGAAATGAAGCAGATTTAAAATAGAAGGATTCTATGTGCTGTCAGCCGAAAAGATAAAAAGCTGCTTTATTTTTTGTGTGTCTGTTAGTTACAATAGAATTTATTTACAAGAAGGATGTGTAATGATGCAACAAATGCATACAATACTAGATACGGATTGGGGTTACATGAACGCTGTCTGGACAGATATAGGACTGTGGCAGCTTGATTTTCCTTTTAAAATTAAACCTCAAGAAATAAAGAGTACTACTTCAGCAGATGTAGAGTTGTGGTCAGAGCAATTGAGAAAAGAGTTAAATATGTATTGGCGGGGCTTTGTTGTTGATTTTGGTGTACCCATTGATTGGCATGGTTATACTTCTTTTCAAAAAGCTGTACTTACTTATACTGCAACGATTCCCTATGGGCAAACCATTTCCTATGGAACACTAGCCAAAGAAATAGACAATCCTAAAGCTGTGCGGGCAGTAGGGGGAGCGTTACATATCAATCGTGTACCAATTGTAGTACCCTGTCACCGAGTGATCGGAGCTAACGGCAGCCTGACAGGATTTGGCGGGGGAGTGGAATTAAAACAAGCGTTGTTGATGCTGGAAAGTGGTATTGCTGAATCGTAAGGTTGCATTGTAGAATCAGGGGGGGTTAAGAAGTCTTGATACACAATGAACGATTTGATTATATGAAAAAAATATTGTCAATAATTTGTCCTACGGTATATAATAAAAGACAGTGTTATTTAATGATTCATAGATGATGAGGAGGGTCAAGGCGTGTGCGGTTTTCTGCTGCGTATGATTTTAAATGCTGTATTATTGTTTTTGCTTATCATAAAATTACCTGGGATCTTCGTTGATACCTTAGGCGGTGCATTACTGGGTGCTGTAGTTATTGGATTAGCCAATAGTGCTGTGAGACCCTTGCTTGCGTTAAAAACGAAACCCTTCAATTGGCTCACTTTAGGTGGATTGACTTTTTTTATGAATATATTGACTCCTATGTTAGTAATGAAAACCTTACCGGGTTATCAAATTTACAGCATGGCCGCACCTGTGACAGGTGTTTGCTTAATGACCCTTTGCAGTTGTACTTTATCGAAAGTAATCAAGGACCGATAACGAGATAGCGGAGGTTATTGCATGATAATTAAATTAGTGGCAGTAGATATGGATGACACATTGCTGGATGGAACTCTAAAAGTTTCCCCGCGAACTTGTGAAGCGATTCAGAAGGCTTATGAGCAAGGAGTTCTTGTAACAATCGCTACAGGCAGAATGTTCAGCTCAGCAGTGCCTTTTGCCCAAGAGCTTGCTATACGAACACCGATTATCACTTATAATGGTGGTATGATTCGGTCTGCTTTTACCAAGGAAATGTTATTCCATAAGACCATTTCTCCAGAAGTAGCCGGAAAAATTGTAGAATTTTTTCATGAAAAGGGCTGGTATCTGCAATCACATATAAATGATGAATTATATGTAGTAGAACGCAATGAAAAGGCGAAGCTTTATGAGTCGATAGCGGGTATTTCGGCAGTTCCTATTGGTGATACGTTTTATTCCATGCGGCATGAGCCTACTAAAATGCTGGCCATAGCTGAACCCCATGAAATAATTGAGATACAAAAGAAAATTAATAATGAGTTTGCTGGAGATATCTATGCCGCTTCTTCTAAATCGAATTATTTAGAAATGATGCATCCCAGCGTCAATAAAGGACATGGGTTAGAATTGCTGGCACAGAGCCTGAATATCACCCGTGGAGAAGTAATGGCGATTGGTGATTCGAATAATGACATTCCAATGCTTGAATATGCTGGTTTCGGTGTAGCTATGGGAAATGCAACTGATAAAATAAAAGCAGTTGCCCAAGCTGTTACTGGTCATCACAATGCCCACGGCGTAGCCGAGGCCATTGAAAAATATGTATTAAAGTAATAAAAAACTTCGTTCTTAGGGAAAATAAGAGCGAAGTTTTTTATTACTTAACAATCAGAGATACATGCATTATTAAAGTATGATTTTGGTAACTATAATACTAAAAAGTATGTACTTGTAAAATAGTAATCTATAGTATAGAATCAAGGCATGATTTGGTATAATTTTCAATACTTAGTATTGATGTATAACCTTATAAATAATAGATGAAAGGATGATATATATGTTATTTACTCCTATTTCTATTAAGAACCTGACCTTAAAGAATCGGATTGTCATGCCGCCCATGTGTATGTACAGTGCGGCAGATGATGGCATGGTGACGGACTGGCATGTTATTCATTATGCCACACGGGCCGCAGGGCAAGTGGGGCTGATTATTGTAGAAGCTACTGGTATTGAACCCCGTGGACGTATTTCCAATCAGGATTTAGGTATTTGGGATGATGCTCATATCCCAGGTCTTAAAAAGGTGGTTGATCAGGTTCATGCCCAAGGGGGAAAAATCGGTATTCAACTGGCTCATGCAGGCAGAAAGAGCGGCGTTGTTAACAGCACACCCGTAGCACCTTCCGCGATTGCTTTTAGCGAAGAATACGCCCTGCCTAAAGCGTTGACCTTGCAGGAAATCAAAGAAGTCGTTCAAAAGTTTGCCCAGGGAGCAAGGCGGGCAGTTGCTGCTGGTTTTGATATTCTTGAAATTCATGCTGCTCATGGATATTTGATCAATGAATTTTTATCACCGCTAACCAATACTCGTACTGATGAGTATGGAGGAAGCCTGGAAAAGAGAGTGCGTTTCTTAGATGAGGTTCTGCTTGCTGTCAAACAGGTCATCCCAGGGGAAATGCCAATCATTGTTCGGGTATCGGCAGATGACTACCATCCAGAAGGAAACACACCGGAACTTATTGCTGCTATGCTAAACCTGGTGAAACATCATGGTATTGATGTAGTCAATGTAAGCTCTGGTGCTGTTATATCGGCAATGCCACGTGCCTATGCTGGATATCAGGTTGCCATGGCACTTACGATTAAAGAGAAAACCCAGCTGCCTGTATTGGCAGGAGGACTCATTACAGAGCCTGCTCAAGTTCTGCAAATGCTTAAGGCTGGTATTGACTTAGTGTACACAGGCAGAGAATTGCTGCGAAATCCTTATTGGCCTTTGCAGGCTGCTCATGTTCTGCAGGAAGAAGTACAATGGCCCGAAGCCTATGTGCGAGCCAAATGGTAAAATAGAAAAAATGGAGGCTATCGTAAAGATAGTCTCTATTTTTTCTCAGTGTTCTCTGCGCCTCTGCGGTTCGCTTTACTTTCTATGTTTTAAAGGACGCGTAGCATTTTTCTTATCCGCAAATTTTTGCTGCAAAAGAATTTACATTTTGCAGCAAGAAGTGTATGATTATATTGTTAACCTTTATTGAATATTTGGTTTACCAATGTGGGTAACAGAATAAAGCAACATCGAGTTGTCATTGCGAGCAGCGCGAAGCAATCCCCTCTGGGTTAAGAGATTGCTTCACTTTGTTCGCAATGACAAAAAGCGAGAAATATTGCCTGCTAACAGAACTTCACTGGCTTCGTGCCTTCGCGGTTCAAAAAGCTTTTTTATTTAACCAATACGTTAACCTAAAAATATTATTAGTTAACAAAAGGAGGATTCCAGCATGTACAACACTCGAAGATTGACGGAGACTGCGCTGCTGACTACTTTGATTACCGTTTCTGGTGCGATTAAGCTGCCTGGCTTCATTCCAGGTACAGAGTTTCAATTATCAGCTCCTTTGGCGGTAGCGATCTGTGGGGTCTTTGGTTTCACTAAGTACATAACCGCAGGTATATTATCGAGTCTCATTGGACTTATATTGGGTACCCAGAATTTGCTGAATGTGGGGATTGCCATGATTTTTCGTTTAGTCGTAGGCATTTGTGTGACTGGTTTAGGGACATCATGGCCTGTGTTAGTGCTGGCAGGACCATTAGGATCCAGCGTGGCTCGCCTGGCTCTTGGAGGAATATTGGGTAAGGGAGCAATACCTCTTTTGCTGGCGGCAGTGCCAGGTATGATTTATACAGCACTGACTGCCTGGCCTCTTACCTTATTATTAAAGAAAGTGAAGCTGCAGACCGAAAGGGTGGTACAAAGTGGTGTACAGCGTTAGAATGCGGGCGGCCCAGGGAGGACGGCATGAAGAGGGCGGGCGTCATATTTCTGGTGCAGAGCGGATTGTTCCTTATGATAAAGTAGAGCAGACGGCTGCTGGAATGCTGGAAAGAGCCTTTACTCACAGTCGGGGACAGGCTGATTTTATTAATATTACGATAGAAACAGTACAGCCTAGCAGGATACAACAGGTACCTTTGCTGCCTGTTTATCCTTCTTCCTCCCTTACGAGAGAGGAAGGGCATAAGGCAGCAGAACATGCATTAGTTGCAGCCGGGGTAACGCCCAGTGGGGCAAAGCAGGGGATCTTAAGTTTGTCGTCTTTAGCTGACAGTATGCGTGGAGCCATGCTGTTATGTGCTGTTACGGGTCGGCGTCTTGATGATACAGAAGACAGAGGCATTCGGGTATCTCGTATGGATATTGAAAACGAAGAAGCATTGATTGAAAGACTGGTAAAGCAGGGGATTCACAATCTGCATGTGCAAGAAGCGCTGGTGCTGGCAAGTAAAGTAGCTGCTGGTCCTGGTGTAGTAGCTGAACTTTGCTGGTCTGATGATCCTGAATATACAATGGGATATGTTGCTTCTGCTAAAGGATACATTCGCATTCCTCATTGCAAACCCTTAGGAAATTCTGTGGGCGGGCGAATCTTTTTTGTAAATCCTGCTGCGGATAGATCCCTTTTGGAGAATTATTTACAACACCAGCCAGTGCTTGTAATACTATAAAGGACAAGGTATAATATGGAATTTTGTAAAACATATCTTTTAAAGGTTCAGGAGCAAAATTTATACCGAAAGCCAGTGAGCTACCGATTTTCAGATGCGGTTCACGTAGAGCTGGAAGGCAAAACCTATTTATCATTATCGACGAATAATTATTTAGGATTAACTCATTCTACTGCTGTACAGCAGGCTGCTGTAGATGCTATTTGTCAGTATGGCACAGGATCAGGAGGGGCCAGGCTGACAACGGGGAGTCATCCCCTATATCAAAAGCTGGAACAAGGACTGGCAGCCTTTAAGAAGACGGAAGCTGCTGTAGTTTTTAATACAGGTTATATGGCCAATGTAGGAGTGATTAGTGCTTTATCTGGTAAGGGTGATGTAATCTTCAGCGATGCACTCAATCATGCCAGCATCATTGATGGCTGCTGTTTGTCTAAAGCTCATAGGGTGGTATATCGTCATGGGGATATGGATGATTTGGCAGAGAAACTAAAAAATACGCCTTGCTCAGACCGGCGTCTCATTGTCACTGACGGGGTATTCAGTATGGATGGTGATATTGCACCTCTGGATGATATTGCTGCCTTAGGAGAAATCTATGGGGCTATGGTTATGGTGGATGATGCCCATGCAGTAGGGGTCCTAGGGAATGGGGGCTGCGGTACGGTGGATCATTTTGGTTTGCAGGGAAAGGTCGATATTCAAATGGGAACACTGAGCAAGTCGCTGGCATCCGAAGGTGGTTATGTGGCTGGCAGCCAAGCGCTGATTGCATACCTGATGAATAAAGCCCGCAGTTTTATTTTCTCTACTGCTTTATCGCCAGCGACAGTAGGGGCGGCTCATGGGGCATTGCTGGAGCTGCAGAATCACCCGGAGCTGGTTGAGACTGTATTACAGAATGCTCAATATGTACGAGAGGCAC
Proteins encoded in this window:
- the bioF gene encoding 8-amino-7-oxononanoate synthase; this encodes MEFCKTYLLKVQEQNLYRKPVSYRFSDAVHVELEGKTYLSLSTNNYLGLTHSTAVQQAAVDAICQYGTGSGGARLTTGSHPLYQKLEQGLAAFKKTEAAVVFNTGYMANVGVISALSGKGDVIFSDALNHASIIDGCCLSKAHRVVYRHGDMDDLAEKLKNTPCSDRRLIVTDGVFSMDGDIAPLDDIAALGEIYGAMVMVDDAHAVGVLGNGGCGTVDHFGLQGKVDIQMGTLSKSLASEGGYVAGSQALIAYLMNKARSFIFSTALSPATVGAAHGALLELQNHPELVETVLQNAQYVREALTAADVPVEGNMTPILPIMVGEAALAIKMVELLKEEGLLVSAIRPPTVPPGSSRLRLTISAAHDRKELAQAVESIIAVSRKVKLIT
- a CDS encoding 6-carboxyhexanoate--CoA ligase is translated as MVYSVRMRAAQGGRHEEGGRHISGAERIVPYDKVEQTAAGMLERAFTHSRGQADFINITIETVQPSRIQQVPLLPVYPSSSLTREEGHKAAEHALVAAGVTPSGAKQGILSLSSLADSMRGAMLLCAVTGRRLDDTEDRGIRVSRMDIENEEALIERLVKQGIHNLHVQEALVLASKVAAGPGVVAELCWSDDPEYTMGYVASAKGYIRIPHCKPLGNSVGGRIFFVNPAADRSLLENYLQHQPVLVIL
- a CDS encoding DUF3231 family protein, whose translation is MTILDKVSSETRGIFNMFFDKEPLNYLEAAGLYGIIAQGRYNVAALEVLYNHAQDRDLKALIKEAIDRQSKVIIEHSEDLLQESGGRIPTLSFSQRTLHKDSLNIPTDAHLTDGEVAIAVGTMGKAAQMALLAALHQSYQVEVALMYRRMLDAGLEWDYRLLQLMLQRGWLPRLAKIEH
- a CDS encoding Cof-type HAD-IIB family hydrolase, whose translation is MIIKLVAVDMDDTLLDGTLKVSPRTCEAIQKAYEQGVLVTIATGRMFSSAVPFAQELAIRTPIITYNGGMIRSAFTKEMLFHKTISPEVAGKIVEFFHEKGWYLQSHINDELYVVERNEKAKLYESIAGISAVPIGDTFYSMRHEPTKMLAIAEPHEIIEIQKKINNEFAGDIYAASSKSNYLEMMHPSVNKGHGLELLAQSLNITRGEVMAIGDSNNDIPMLEYAGFGVAMGNATDKIKAVAQAVTGHHNAHGVAEAIEKYVLK
- a CDS encoding phage holin family protein, with translation MCGFLLRMILNAVLLFLLIIKLPGIFVDTLGGALLGAVVIGLANSAVRPLLALKTKPFNWLTLGGLTFFMNILTPMLVMKTLPGYQIYSMAAPVTGVCLMTLCSCTLSKVIKDR
- the mdh gene encoding malate dehydrogenase, with protein sequence MKITVVGAGNVGATCANVIAQRELASELVLLDIKEGVSEGKALDMMQTATLLGFDTRVTGSTSDYSKTADSDVVVITSGIPRKPGMTREDLIGTNAGIVKGVVDNILKYSPKAIFVIISNPMDTMTYLALKASGLPKNRIIGMGGILDSSRFKCYLSQAMNVPATDIHGVVVGGHGDTTMIPLTRFATYMGIPAAELLDAATLEKVAADTMVGGATLTGLLGTSAWYAPGAAGALLVEAIVRDEKKVYPCCVALDGEYGQKDICLGVPVVIGKNGWEKIVDYKLNAEEQEKFNKSAEAVRKMNAVLVDLKVV
- a CDS encoding zinc-ribbon domain containing protein, with the translated sequence MVQDKTLACRECGAEFVFSASEQEFYNEKGFTNEPGRCPQCRAARKQRNNGGSSFNRGGARPQREMHDVTCAACGVETQVPFRPSSDRPVYCRDCFSKNSGR
- a CDS encoding LemA family protein; protein product: MNKTVWIVLALVAVLVIGAFSGYNGLVNMDEAINGKWSQVENQLQRRADLIPNLNATVSGYAQHEQAAIKAVADARAKLAGSQGVAAKAEANNELGGALSRLLVIAENYPNLKADQNFRQLADELAGTENRIAVARKDYNDAVQIYNSKIRTFPSNIYAGMLGFGAKEYFKAAEGAQQVPQVKF
- a CDS encoding TPM domain-containing protein → MKKRLAWIVFVAYLLIAAVAWAQPQVPPAPTNSIYIQDYAGVVSPETKSRINSLGSQLAAKTKAQIVVMTTKTLEGAPLEEYSLEVLRQWGVGDKTLNNGVLILVAVDDKQSRIEVGYGLEGALPDAKTGRIQDNYMIPYFQQGDYDKGILNGYLTVATEVAKEYNLELKTDAKPVQRAQAATQEGGWDTLPWWAKIAIAVGVILLLMMDWLFFGGAITYMLLSVLSRRGGGGGGGGGFGGGSGGGGGSSRRW
- a CDS encoding methylated-DNA--[protein]-cysteine S-methyltransferase produces the protein MLSAEKIKSCFIFCVSVSYNRIYLQEGCVMMQQMHTILDTDWGYMNAVWTDIGLWQLDFPFKIKPQEIKSTTSADVELWSEQLRKELNMYWRGFVVDFGVPIDWHGYTSFQKAVLTYTATIPYGQTISYGTLAKEIDNPKAVRAVGGALHINRVPIVVPCHRVIGANGSLTGFGGGVELKQALLMLESGIAES
- the namA gene encoding NADPH dehydrogenase NamA — protein: MLFTPISIKNLTLKNRIVMPPMCMYSAADDGMVTDWHVIHYATRAAGQVGLIIVEATGIEPRGRISNQDLGIWDDAHIPGLKKVVDQVHAQGGKIGIQLAHAGRKSGVVNSTPVAPSAIAFSEEYALPKALTLQEIKEVVQKFAQGARRAVAAGFDILEIHAAHGYLINEFLSPLTNTRTDEYGGSLEKRVRFLDEVLLAVKQVIPGEMPIIVRVSADDYHPEGNTPELIAAMLNLVKHHGIDVVNVSSGAVISAMPRAYAGYQVAMALTIKEKTQLPVLAGGLITEPAQVLQMLKAGIDLVYTGRELLRNPYWPLQAAHVLQEEVQWPEAYVRAKW
- the rd gene encoding rubredoxin gives rise to the protein MEKWVCVVCGYEYDEEAGDPDSGIAPGTKFEDIPEDWVCPLCGVGKDQFEKQA